TGAAGCCCTTCATAAAAGAGGAAAATAGCCAAGGGAATGTCGATAATAAACTCTCCCCAGTAATTAGCAGGAGTCCGCGATATTTTTTGAATGAAAGCCATCAGGGACGTAAAGATGCCGGTCATTTGTGGTTGTTCCTTTCCTGGTTCCCGCAATCAGTGACCATTATAGCACTATACCGCCGCAAGTGATGCCACGAGGCCAAAGGTCCGCCCCTCTTTCCCGTTTGTACACTGGTTATTTGCGCGTTTTTTTTGCGTCGGGAGATGAACCAATGAAGCTGTTGATTTGCAAACCGCATATTAAATGGTACCGTACAGAAAAATAAAAAGATCTTCGGCTCTTCCCGGCAAATTTAACCGCGGGGCCGGCCCCTCACGCAAAAGCGTATTATGACCGCATTTGCAAAGGAAATCCACCGCTCCTCTTAACCTCTTGCCCTGGTTTTGGTCATGTCGCCTGTTTTGGTGAAAATTGCTCCGGTCTTGCTGACGTTTGCCTTGGGTGTCCTGCTGCGCCGGTGCGGCATTTTTAACAAGGCAAATGCCGATCTGTTTCTCAAACTATTTTTTTATGTTGCTGCGCCGGCGCTGTTTCTACGGGCTATTCCCAAGCTTGAACTGTCAATCGAACTTATCGCGATTCCGCTCTCTGCCGCCGCCATCGATTTCGGTATTTACGGGCTGGCCTGGATGGTCAGCAGGCGATTGACCCTGGAACGACGAACTCTGGGGGCTTTCATGATCGGCGCGGTAATGATGAATACAGGCTTTTTGTATCCCTTTGCTTTGTCTGTTTACGGCCCCAAGGGGATGGCCATAGCGTCTCTGTTCGATTTCGGCCATGCGACAGTCGCTTTCTCCTTTATCTATATCAATGCCTGTAGATATGGCCGGGGAAACGGGCAAAGTGTCTTTTTTTTGTTGAAAAGGTTTATCTCTTCCCCACCTTTGGTGGCCTTGGTTGGCGCTCTTATCCTCAACCTGGGCAAAGTACAGCTGCCGACAGTCGCCGGTGAATTTATCGCCATCCTCAGTGGTTTGGTCACACCGTTGATGATGATTCCGCTGGGAATCTATTTTGACGCCCGGATTTGCCGTGTCGCTCCGTTGGCAATCGCCGTTGTCCTGAGGATGGTGGGTGGCCTGAGCGCCGGGCTGGTTTGTACATTGCTGTTTGACCTGCATGGGTTGCAACGGACCATGGTCCTGCTGCTTTCTTCGGCGCCCTCCGGGATCATGACCCTGACTTTCTCCTCCATGGAGGGGCTGGATGGGGACATGGCGGCGAGTATCGTTTCCTATTCGACCATGATCGGCTTGT
This genomic window from Pelobacter seleniigenes DSM 18267 contains:
- a CDS encoding AEC family transporter — its product is MSPVLVKIAPVLLTFALGVLLRRCGIFNKANADLFLKLFFYVAAPALFLRAIPKLELSIELIAIPLSAAAIDFGIYGLAWMVSRRLTLERRTLGAFMIGAVMMNTGFLYPFALSVYGPKGMAIASLFDFGHATVAFSFIYINACRYGRGNGQSVFFLLKRFISSPPLVALVGALILNLGKVQLPTVAGEFIAILSGLVTPLMMIPLGIYFDARICRVAPLAIAVVLRMVGGLSAGLVCTLLFDLHGLQRTMVLLLSSAPSGIMTLTFSSMEGLDGDMAASIVSYSTMIGLFLIPLLIILLPTG